From Neofelis nebulosa isolate mNeoNeb1 chromosome X, mNeoNeb1.pri, whole genome shotgun sequence:
gaagaagaccaaagcaggaggcatcacaatcccagactttagcctctactacaaagctgtcatcatcaagacagcatggtattggcacaaaaacagacacatagaccaatggaatagaatagaaaccccagaactagacctacaaacgtatggccaactcatctttgacaaagcaggaaagaacatccagtggaaaaaagacagtctctttaacaaatggtgctgggagaactggacagcaacatgcagaaggttgaaactagaccactttctcacaccattcacaaaaataaactcaaaatggataaaggacctgaatgtgagacaggaaaccatcaaaaccctagaggagaaagcaggaaaagacctctctgacctcagccgtagcaatctcttacttgacacatccccaaaggcaagggaattaaaagcaaaagtgaacttctgggaccttatgaagataaaaagcttctgcccaggaaaggaaacaaccaacaaaactaaaaggcaaccaacggaatgggaaaagatatttgcaaatgacatatcggacaaagggctcgtatccaaaatctataaagagctcaccaaactccacacctgaaaaacaaataacccagtgaagaaatgggcagaaaacatgaatagacacttctctaaagaagacatccggatggccaacaggcacatggaaagatgttcaacgtcgctccttatcagggaaatacacatcaaaaccacactcagatatcacctcacaccagtcagagtggccaaaatgaagaaatcaggagactatagatgctggagaggatgtggagaaacgggaaccctcttgcactgttggtgggaatgcaaattggtgcagctgctctggaaagcagtgtggaggttcctcagaaagttaaaaatagacctaccctatgacccagcaatagcactgctaggaatttatccaagggatacaggagtactgatgcataggggcacttgtaccccaatgtttatagcagcactctcaacaatagccaaattatggaaagagcctaaatgtccatcaactgatgaatggataaagaaattgtggtttatatacacaatggaatactacgtggcaatgagaaagaatgaaatatggccttttgtagcaacgtggatggaactggagagtgtgatgctaagtgaaataagccatacagagaaagacagataccacatggtttcactcatatTTAGGCTTCTCCCATTGGTGCTTATTTGGAAGCAGGGACAAAAATGAAGgtggcttggggtgcctgggtggctcagtcggttaagtggctgacttcagctcaggtcataatctcatggttcatgggttcaatcccctcattgggttctgtgctgatagctcagagcctggagcctgcttaggattctctctctgcccctcccccattcacactctgtctctcaaaaatacacattaaaataaataaataaataaataaataaataaataaataaataaaatttcagttttcattgttcattgctagtatacagaaatatgcttgatttgtgtgtgttgaaTTGGTAGTCTTCAATGTTGCTAGCTTCACATATTAGCTCCAGTACTTTACTATGcagattatcatgtcatctgagaattGGGGtcgtttttatttcttccttcccaatctgtaaaCCATTGATGACTTTTTCTTGCCCTTCCGCgctggctaggatttccaatacaATGTTAAATAACCAGGGTGAGAGTGgatattcttttccatttccaaTCTTAGGGAAAAATCATTGAGTATCATGAGCTGCCCTGGTAGACAACACTGCATACGTGTTATTGCAGTTCGTTGCTGGGAGGATGAATTGTGTGACTCCACTGTGAAACAACTCTTTGAGTCTTGTGCTGCTTTCCTTTGCCCCATCAACGAaacctgaaattttaaaaatcacatacacacacaatactATTTTACaatagttcctcaaaaaaaaatctaaccaaacATGTACAGGATCTGTGGATGTTGTAAACTACAggaagctgatgaaagaaataaaaaaaaactaaataatgaaCAGACTATGTATGCAGGTTGACAGATTCAATATAGTTAAGATGTTAATTGTCCCCAAATTGATCCTCAAGGTCATCAACCTCTTCACAGGTGCAGCAGCTGCCATTGCCTTTGATACCATTTCAGGCCAGGACAAGGGAGAACAGTGGTCTTCAGATGGGAGGGCGTCAGAGAAAGATGGGAAAAATCTTGGGGTCATGATTTGAGGTATCTTGGTCCTAGAGGGCGCAAGAACTGCGGATAGAGGGCTGATTCAAGAATCTTCTGTGGGGTGAGGGAATGGGAAGCCCTTGCATACATGGCAGGCACAGGACTCAGTACACCTGCCCACCATGTGCTTTCCCATCAGCCACTGGCCTGGGGTGTGTGCAACGCAGGCCGCATTTTACCGTCTGgattttttcttgctgtttgagACTCAATTGGTTGGTCGCTGGATCAGTCCTCTCAGGAATTTAAGTGTGAAGAGGGAGCCAGCAGGCTTTGGGTGAGTAAAGGGTGCTGTGGCTCCTGGCCTCCAAATAAGAAGGGTCTTGAGGTCATTGTCCTTCACTTCACAGATGTGGTGGCCGCCATGGCCCTTGATGTCATGCTGGGAGTAGGAAAAGTGAGGGTGATGGTttacagatgggggaggggggttaaGATGAAGCTGGGGTGAGTCCTGGTGCATGACTTGAGATATCTGGGTTCTGGAGGGCCCAGGAACTGCTGACAGAGGGCAGATTCAAGAATCCTCAGTCAGGTGAGGGGATGGGAAGCCCCCACCAACCTGGCACACGCAGGATGCAGTACGCCTGCCCAGCACCACACAATTTTCCATCAGCCACTGGCGCCGGGTGTGTGCAGCGGGTTCAGGGTGCAGAGCAGTGCAGTTCACGTTTTAAGGTCTGGATTCTTTCTTGCTGTCTGTAACTTAATTGGTAGGTCCCCGGATCAGTCTTCCCAGGAATTTGAGCTTGAAGAGGAAGCCAGCAGGCTGTGGGTGGGTAAGGGTGGTGTGGTTTCTGGCCTCCAAGGAAGAAGGTCCTCAAGGTCTTCCTTTACCTTAGGGTGTTTCAGCTATGGCCATTGTCTGTCTTGGTGAGTGTGGAACAAGAGAGGAcagtggggaaggagggtgaGATGAAGATGGGGTGTTTGGGGGCACGTTTTGAGGTTTCCGGGTCCTGGAAGCCCCAAGAATTACTGGCAGAGGGGGCAGATTGAGGAAACTTTAGTGGGGCCCGGATGAAGGAGTGGGGTAAGTCCCCGCCCACCCGGCGCTCGTGGGATGTAGTGCGCCTGCCCAGCGTCATGGGCTTTCTCATTGGCCATCGGCGTGGGGTGTGTGCCACGCGTTCTGGGTGCGGAGCAGCGTAGTTTGCGTCTAACGGTCTGGATTCTTTCTCGCTGTCTGAGACTCAATTGGTATGCTCCCAGATCAGTCCTCCCAGGAATTTGAGCGTGAAGAGGAAGCCAGCAGGCTTTGAGTGGATAGGGGTGGTGTGGTTCCTGGCCTCAGAAGAGGAAGGGCCTTGAGGTTACCATCTTTCTCCTCACAGGTGTCCTTGCTTCATGGCCCTTGTTACTGAGGTGGAACCCGGATAGGGGAGGGTGATGGGCTGGGGGGGGAGGCGTTCAGATGAAGATGGGGTGAATCTTGGGCGCGTTATTTGAGGTATGTGGGCTCTGGAGGCCCCAGGACCTGCCGACAGAGGGCAGATTTGGAAATCCTGGGTGGGGCTTCTGGAAGCCCCGCCCACATGGCACAGTAGGACTCCATGCACATGCCCACTGCCATGCTCTTTCCCACTGGCCATTTGCATGGAACATGTGCAATGTGTTCCGGGTATGGAGCTGTGTGGGTTGCATCCTGCTATCTGCATTCTTTCTTGCTGACTGAGACTCAATTGCTAGGTTTTCAGATTAGTCTTCCCAGGAATTTAAGTGAGTGTGAGGAGGGATGCAGCAGGCTTTGGGCAAGTAGGGATGACACCGTTCCTGGCCTGTGAGGAAGAAGGTCCTTGAGCGATTATCCTCTTCCTCTTCACAGGTATTGGGGCTGTCATGGCCCTTGATATATAGTGGGATGTGTACAGGGAATAATGGTGGGCTGCAGAGTGGAGGGGTTCAGATTAAGACGGGCTAGTCCTGGGGGCATGATTTGAGGTATTTGGGTCCCGGAGGCACCAGGAACTGTCGACAGAGGGCAAATTTGGGAATCTTAAGTGGGTCCCaggcaagggggtggggaagcCCTTACCTGTGCTGCACATGTGGGACACAGTGTGCATTCCCAGGACTGCTGCACCTTCACCCGCAGGTGTGGGGTATGTGCAATGAATTCTGAGTGCTGAGCAGTGTGGGTCTTGTCTtacaatatgtattcttttcttttgctgtctGAGACTCAACTGGTAGGTCTGCAGATAAGTTTTTCCAGCAGTTTAAGTGTGAGTGAGTGTGAGGAGGGAGCCAGTAGTTTTGAGGCAGGGGTCAGGGCAGTGTGGTTTCTGGCCCCTGAGGAGGAAAGTCATCTTTCTTCTCACAGGCTTCACAGCCACCCTGTGAAGGGGCCCCATCAATGACCCTTGATGTGGTGGCAGGACAGGGGAGGAGGGTAAGCTAGGGAGAGATGGGGGTCAAATGAAGATGGCATGAGTCTTGGGGGCATTTTTTGAGATATTGGAGTCTTGGAGGCACAAGGAACTGCCAATACGATCCACACAATGGAGTCCTCAGTGGGGCCCTGGGTAAGGGGCAAGTAGTAAAGAAAGGCCCTAGAAATGGGGAATGTTGTGGAGTTGTAACTGCATCCCTGAGATTTGTAGTGTGCCAGGTGGAGTACCAGGAGAGGAGAGTGCCACATGTAGTCTTTATTGCAGGCACTCAACCCTGCAATTCTAGTGCAAAACTAGCTGTAGGCAATATATTAACAGTGAATGTAGTTAggtgctccaataaaactttattggagGCATGGAAAGAAAGGGCTTAGTAAATCAGAGTGTGCCAGCAGTAGTAGTTACTCAAAGTCTTAATTCTCCTGtggtagtttctttctttttttttcttttttaagtttatttattttgggagagcgagcgagcacaaatgggaggggcagagagagaggtagagaaaggatctcaagcaggctctgtgcaacgtggggctcaaacccacaaagtttgagatcatgacttgagcttgagcaaaatcaagagtcagagccttaaccgattgagccgcccaggttcCCCTCCAGTggtattttcttaaatatctccAAGATGGTGAAACAAGTTGTAAAACCATACCCCTTCAGAAATATGTTCTTGTCTTTAACACATGCCTTATTTAATTTCTGTGTCTGCTTGGTCATGACATAAACAATTGCCTTCGCAAGCTGCCAGATTTGGTGTGATTGAAAAGTATGCACAATTAAATTACCTTTCGACTTactttgaacatattttcaatcttgaaaaaaaagcacatgTCACCATTTGGCCACAGAAGTGGTCATAACTATCCTCTCAAGTGCATTTTCTAAATCCCAGTATTCTGTTTTCAGTGTGAAATATGAGTTGGCAAATAAGGTCAACATTCAAGCCTAGAGCAAGATGAAATGATCAAAACTCTTTCCAGCTAGTTGGGCCTGTGGTTGTAAGTACTTGAACATTTGATGTTTTTTATTagtacaaatttatttttgtgaaagtgtTGAACTAATATAGATACACTGATAAGGGTTTTTCATGCTGATAAGGAGCATTTATCCAGGAGCATCACATTCTGGTATTTCTTGGATGAATGCTGTTATGTTCCCAGGAAATATATCTGATGACTTTCTTACACATTTTAACAACAGATTGCACACATCCATCCCAACATAGATTAAAATAGCTTCCAAAGCCCTTATGGGTAACTCTTTTCTTGGAGTAGCCTCTCTGTGGGAAGAGTAATTTTATTAAGAATAAGTATACTGAATAGtattggagaaatgtctttagatttttgttgttgttgtcattgaactattttataaattcctttttagtgtggcctcctctctacatttagctgtggacaGTCTGTTCCTGCCAGTCTTTGGTGGatttttttctgggttatttatactTACTGGGTATTATCTAGGTGTCTGTGTGGGACAAAGTGAGCTTAGAATCTTCCTACTcgccatcttccctggaagtGAAATGTTTTTAGATTTACTTATGATCAAATATATCTATGTattctgtatatttatattattgacATGTATTAATAACACAACTTTTTATTTGTGTGCATCCATACACACACCCCTTGGCCCAGCAGCCCAGTATTGAACAACGTCAGCAAGAGGAGCCACCAACTGAGCTTCAGGATAGTATGCCTGatcaagagaaaaaagataaagtagcACCTGTGGTTCAAGGTgaaggcaaagggaagaaaaatacctcgtgtatgtgtgtgtgtgatgtgctTCATGTAGCTTGATATACTTGTAACAGAAGGGAGCACCAAAATAGAAAGGAATCTCAAACATTGCTTGGAAATTAGCTGGAAAAGTGAAGAGAGTATATACTTTGCAGCCTAGGGCAATTCCTTACTATAGTAAATTtcccctattttataaatgagaaaattgaggctcaagGGTTGTGTTTATCAAAGAGCATTTGgctattgaaaacaaaatttgtatttaaaatttttttaatgtttatttttgacagagagagagagagagagagagagagagagaatgagtgggggaggggcagagagagagggagacacagaatctgaagcaggttccaggctctgggctgtcagcacagagcccgatgcggggcttgaattcacaggccccaagatcatgacctgagccaaagtcggacactcaaccgactgagccacccaggtgccccaggaaatttgtattttttaaagtggctTTTAAAAGGAGGTTTTTAATCCTTCTGTGGTTAGAAAAACCAAGAGATTAATTATTCTGAGATTAACATGAGACATATGGATTGCTCCCAGATATATAGTATTCTTAGTATATAGTATTTTGAAGTAAAGCATTTATATAATTCAGGCCATTTTTAAGGGTTCTAGAACATGACTGATAACAACGTCCATTCATTTCTTTCCACCCTACTTCCTTTATTCTTACTGTTAGACAGTATACTTATTGTCATTCACAGAtaattttgctcttattttttgtcctttgttgTGCATGGGATTAATTTATGGAACATTATACATAGGGCCTTTGGACCTAAAtataacttgtttattttaacCAAGTAAGTTTTTAGTTACCCCAAGAGAGGATGGGTGTCACTTCTATAAAATTTGTCATAGCTCTGCAAATACACTCAGATAATTCTTGAGAAAGttacattttaattgtaatttaaatTCTACCCATGGTGTAAACTTCAGATTTCATAGAGCTGTAAGACGGGGTATTTTATGTTATGCATTTTAAAaccagaattaaaaataaagtagctagtggggtgccagggtggctgagttagttaagcatccgactcttgatctcagctcaggtcttgatctcagggttgtgtgttgaagccccacattgcgctctgtgctaggactgaagtctacttaaaaaaaaaaccccactgtcTTCCTGGAGTACAATAGGACGATGTCATATATTCTTTATAGTTCCAAACCacaaaatttacagaaaagttacaagaacagtacaattacacacacacacacacacacacacacacacacacacataatttccCCAGTTGTCCTGATaatctcttttatatatatatttttttatccagAGTCCAGTCCAGGATCATGCATTtacatttagtttcttttaatCTGGAATAGTTCCACACATTTCTGAAAAGGACAGACCAGTTGGTTTGCAGAATGTTTATCAGTTTTGGGCTttgttttaagacttttttttcactcaacttGTGCCATGTAACATGCTGAGTATTGAGAGGCATTATTTCAGCCTTGAACTCACACTCTAGTCATAGAGACTCAAGTCACTGGCAGGTACAATCACAAGTGCAGTACAGATCAGTACAAAGGGGACACCTGAGTAGTCTCAGGGCACTCTTGAAAAAGGAAGAGGGTAATAAAACCCTGCTTTCCTAGTTTCTGGTAATAGACACCTGAAATAATGctcttgtaattctttttttaattttaattttatttttattaaaaaaagttatgtttatttttttttgagagagagacacacacaggcatgagcaggggaggggcagagagagagggagacatagaatctgaagcaggctccaggctctgaactgttagcacagggcctgacgcagggcttgaacccacaagccatgagatcatgaccttagctgaagtcagatgcttaaccaactgagccacccaggcaccctgctctaATTCTTAACCACATTTGTTACCACACTAGCCTAAGGCTTTTATTTCATAATGCTGAGGGAAtgaatattatttccttattcaTATCTcatgttttacttcttaaattgaTTACCTTTTTATTTCCAGAGGCCCCATAATCTTCAGATTGTATAAATCttacaccttttatttttaagggccTTCCCTGGAACCTGATCAATAGGAACTGGTTCTTCCAAAGACTGGTCGTGAGTGTGGAGACGGTCCTGATGTCAGAGGGAAGAGACTTGCAAATCTAGGGTCCCTTAAAATGCCCGAAGCAGGTATGTGATACATTAAGCATGCAAATTATAGGGTGTCTGTTTTCTgcaatgttatatttttaataacacagATGTAACATTATTGCTACTTCCAGTAACACAGTTCACAtacaaaaatgatttgaaatgtaGTTCAAACCTTGAATGGCAGACTTACAGACTATCAGGCATAGAAACAAATTGGGTCATAGCCATATTAAATTACAAGACaggaaaacaggggtgcctgggtggcttagtcggttgggtgtccaattcttgattttggttcaggtcgtga
This genomic window contains:
- the GAGE10 gene encoding LOW QUALITY PROTEIN: G antigen 10 (The sequence of the model RefSeq protein was modified relative to this genomic sequence to represent the inferred CDS: substituted 2 bases at 2 genomic stop codons), whose protein sequence is MSWQIRSTFKPRARXNDQNSFQLVGPVVQPSIEQRQQEEPPTELQDSMPDQEKKDKVAPVVQGEGKGKKNTSWPSLEPDQXELVLPKTGRECGDGPDVRGKRLANLGSLKMPEAGEGQSQV